From Gammaproteobacteria bacterium, one genomic window encodes:
- the rpiA gene encoding ribose-5-phosphate isomerase RpiA yields MNKDDIKRRVAEAALEYVQTGDVIGVGTGTTAGFFIDALARVKNRIDGAVASSEITAQRLKRAGIAVMDLNDVGELPLYVDGADEATRHRHLIKGGGGALTREKIVAGASRKFVCIIDDSKLVGVLGAFPVAVEVIPMARSLVARKLVGLGGSPALRPDYTSDNGNPILDVRGLNIMEPAKLEAGINNIPGVVTVGIFALRPANVLLVGNQGSVETLR; encoded by the coding sequence ATGAACAAAGACGATATCAAACGGCGCGTGGCCGAGGCGGCACTCGAGTATGTTCAGACCGGTGACGTGATTGGCGTCGGCACGGGCACGACCGCCGGCTTTTTTATCGACGCTCTCGCGCGCGTGAAAAACAGGATCGATGGCGCAGTCGCCAGCTCGGAAATAACAGCGCAACGGCTCAAACGCGCAGGTATTGCCGTGATGGATTTGAACGATGTCGGCGAATTACCGCTGTACGTCGATGGCGCGGATGAAGCGACCCGTCACCGCCATCTGATCAAGGGCGGCGGCGGCGCGTTAACGCGGGAGAAGATCGTCGCGGGTGCCAGCCGCAAATTCGTCTGCATCATTGACGACTCGAAGCTGGTCGGCGTGCTGGGCGCGTTTCCGGTAGCCGTCGAGGTCATACCCATGGCGCGGAGCCTGGTCGCGCGCAAACTTGTAGGCCTGGGTGGTTCGCCCGCACTGCGGCCGGATTACACGAGCGACAACGGCAATCCGATCCTGGATGTACGCGGTCTGAACATCATGGAACCCGCAAAACTCGAGGCTGGTATCAACAATATTCCCGGCGTGGTGACGGTGGGTATATTCGCGCTGCGTCCCGCCAATGTTTTGCTTGTTGGGAACCAGGGCAGTGTCGAAACGCTGAGATAG
- a CDS encoding nucleotidyltransferase → MKKYSAFLEQVASEIDIPPGKYQDAVDRYQAVGRWLEEGEYPGCQGELSICVQGSFRLGTVTRPIRDGIEACYDIDLVCELPLRKKETTPQAIKSMVGDRLREHGTYKKLLDPEGRRCWTLEYAEQDGVGFHLDVLPAVPDARGLLDTAVAITKKADTIYSWSASNPRGYGVWFDGKNAVAFSRVVVEQKQDIRRRASLIYASIDMVPDQLVRTPLQRSIQLMKRHRDLRFNHHDRVDYAPISIIITTLAAYLYGNEPVVYSALSGIVGKLQAHAALVEGKAIDRSLAAMGLIQRRPDGTWYIGNPVNPDENFADRWHEDNHARARAFFAWVDALQKDLLNILGETTPRLLKEHLGRALGKAAVTRHLDIPVPPAAAIDTPPRIHVASPAKPWREA, encoded by the coding sequence ATGAAGAAGTATTCGGCGTTCCTCGAACAGGTCGCAAGCGAGATCGACATCCCGCCCGGCAAGTATCAGGATGCTGTGGACCGCTATCAGGCCGTAGGACGCTGGCTTGAAGAGGGCGAATATCCCGGATGCCAGGGCGAACTCAGCATCTGCGTACAAGGATCGTTTCGCCTGGGAACGGTCACCCGGCCGATTCGCGATGGAATCGAGGCGTGCTACGACATCGACCTCGTGTGCGAGTTGCCGTTGCGCAAGAAAGAGACCACGCCGCAAGCCATCAAGTCCATGGTCGGCGACCGGCTCCGCGAACACGGAACCTACAAGAAGTTGCTCGATCCCGAAGGCCGGCGCTGCTGGACGCTCGAATACGCCGAGCAGGACGGCGTGGGATTTCATCTGGACGTGCTGCCCGCCGTTCCCGACGCGCGCGGACTGCTCGACACCGCCGTCGCGATCACGAAGAAGGCGGACACCATCTATTCGTGGTCGGCAAGCAATCCCCGTGGCTACGGGGTGTGGTTCGACGGCAAGAACGCCGTGGCGTTCTCCCGGGTGGTCGTCGAGCAGAAGCAGGATATCCGGCGCCGCGCATCCCTGATCTACGCGAGCATCGACATGGTTCCCGACCAGTTGGTCCGCACGCCGCTCCAGCGTTCGATCCAGCTCATGAAGCGCCACCGCGATCTGCGCTTCAATCATCATGATCGGGTCGACTACGCACCGATCTCGATTATCATTACGACGCTCGCCGCGTATCTCTACGGCAACGAGCCGGTTGTGTATTCGGCTCTGTCAGGGATCGTCGGAAAGCTCCAGGCGCATGCAGCGCTCGTCGAGGGCAAGGCCATCGACCGCTCGCTGGCGGCGATGGGATTGATCCAGAGACGGCCGGATGGCACGTGGTACATCGGCAATCCCGTCAACCCGGACGAGAATTTTGCGGACCGCTGGCATGAAGACAACCACGCCCGCGCCCGCGCCTTCTTCGCATGGGTGGATGCGCTCCAGAAGGATCTGCTGAACATCCTGGGCGAGACGACTCCGCGTCTGCTCAAGGAGCATCTGGGCCGCGCATTGGGCAAGGCGGCTGTAACGAGGCATCTCGATATCCCGGTTCCGCCCGCTGCGGCCATCGACACGCCGCCGCGCATTCACGTCGCCAGTCCCGCGAAACCGTGGAGGGAGGCGTGA
- a CDS encoding site-specific integrase, which translates to MPKLGRRSEKTLLQHHRVLKLALKTAVKWRLVVRNSADAVETPRPEHREMRAIDERETGILLDLARGTRLYVPLLVAVTTGLRRGELLAVRWQDVDLVRAMLTVRQTVEQTRGCIQFKKPKTKKSQRTIALLTMTMDALRVHDIEQKKARLMIGPAYKDQGLVFAREDGSVWPPNALTMAYRKLVRKAGLQTLRLHDLRHSHATQLLRQGVHPKVVSERLGHSTIAITLDTYSHVLPGIQEEAASKLNAALHAAFYLKP; encoded by the coding sequence ATGCCAAAGCTCGGCCGGCGTTCGGAAAAGACTTTGCTGCAGCACCACCGGGTACTAAAGCTCGCACTTAAGACGGCGGTAAAGTGGCGTCTCGTTGTACGGAATTCGGCCGATGCCGTCGAGACTCCGCGCCCGGAGCATCGAGAGATGCGGGCGATAGATGAACGCGAGACGGGGATACTCTTGGATCTGGCGAGAGGAACGCGCCTCTACGTGCCGTTGTTGGTCGCGGTCACGACTGGTCTGCGGCGAGGAGAGCTTCTAGCTGTGCGCTGGCAGGATGTAGATCTAGTACGCGCAATGTTGACCGTCCGCCAAACGGTCGAACAAACCCGCGGGTGTATCCAGTTCAAGAAACCCAAAACGAAAAAGAGTCAGCGCACCATCGCCCTACTTACCATGACGATGGATGCTCTACGTGTCCACGATATCGAGCAGAAAAAGGCGCGTTTGATGATCGGGCCCGCGTATAAGGATCAGGGCCTCGTTTTCGCGCGGGAGGATGGCAGTGTATGGCCGCCCAACGCGCTCACGATGGCTTATCGCAAGCTGGTTAGAAAAGCAGGCTTGCAGACTCTACGCCTTCATGACTTAAGACATTCGCACGCCACGCAATTGCTACGTCAAGGTGTCCATCCCAAGGTTGTCTCCGAGCGCCTGGGCCACTCAACAATTGCCATCACCTTGGACACCTACTCGCATGTGTTGCCAGGCATTCAAGAGGAAGCCGCCAGCAAATTAAACGCGGCGCTCCATGCCGCTTTTTATCTCAAGCCCTAA
- a CDS encoding Fic family protein, with the protein MLKSGRGQDKEPGRIRIEQNWIGVHGRPIEEAFHVPPEAHLLPQFIDNWLEYYRGESPDPLVQLAVIHAQFEILHPFMDGNGRIGRLLVPLFLYEKRILSEPVFYLSAYLEAHRDEYEQGLRVLSGLDSWNQWILFFLRAIESQAEENAAKARDIQTLYESLKRTILDLTRSQYAVPLLDAMFAKPIFRSSELFDRPEMPSQPAVTHMLNQLKEAGVLTLVREAAGRRPQVLMLEKLLSIAEGREVRLPAVAQVPA; encoded by the coding sequence TTGCTCAAGAGTGGGCGCGGCCAGGACAAAGAGCCAGGACGCATTCGTATAGAGCAAAATTGGATAGGAGTTCACGGACGTCCAATCGAAGAAGCCTTTCATGTACCGCCAGAAGCACATCTCCTCCCGCAATTTATTGATAACTGGCTGGAATACTATCGCGGAGAATCGCCTGATCCCTTGGTGCAGCTTGCGGTAATTCACGCACAGTTCGAAATTTTGCATCCATTCATGGATGGCAATGGCCGCATAGGCCGACTGCTTGTCCCGCTGTTCTTGTACGAAAAGCGCATTCTGTCTGAGCCAGTATTCTATCTTTCCGCCTATCTTGAAGCGCATCGGGACGAGTATGAGCAGGGGCTACGGGTGCTGTCAGGCCTAGACAGCTGGAATCAGTGGATACTATTCTTTCTGCGGGCTATCGAGTCGCAGGCCGAGGAGAATGCGGCGAAGGCGCGAGATATACAAACATTGTATGAATCGCTAAAGCGGACAATATTGGATCTCACGCGGTCACAGTACGCCGTCCCATTGCTGGACGCTATGTTCGCCAAACCCATATTTCGCAGCTCCGAGCTATTCGATCGACCGGAGATGCCGAGCCAGCCCGCGGTAACTCATATGCTGAACCAGCTTAAGGAAGCTGGTGTGCTTACTTTGGTGCGCGAAGCCGCCGGCCGCCGCCCTCAAGTTTTAATGCTTGAAAAACTATTGAGTATTGCCGAAGGAAGAGAAGTGCGCCTGCCCGCGGTCGCCCAAGTGCCTGCCTAA